One genomic segment of Pseudonocardia sp. T1-2H includes these proteins:
- a CDS encoding helix-turn-helix domain-containing protein produces the protein MTAAEYWTSGPAEGPDGWASLLSATHLPWQARLPPDPDRPFTAWARRWWIDDLALVDCACGPCSGVRRRREIAATDGEFVVVLMTLAGRESVEQGGVRLELRPGDAVLWDSTVAASFAVHEPLGKRSLLVPRAALEEVGGRAWLGTGTVLDGGAPAVRLLRGYLDTLREALPTLGPSAVAAARNATLELLVGAARADSGVVEGRPAAPALRASMERWIDRHLLGHDVTPAAVARAHGVSVRTVNRTFSATGHTVGEVVRVRRLARAREELVDRAAPITSIAHRWGFADGSHFSRAFRAVYGCSPSDYRAGAPRSGAHRPEGGAAVQAAEATTG, from the coding sequence GTGACGGCTGCCGAGTACTGGACGTCGGGTCCTGCCGAGGGGCCCGACGGCTGGGCGTCGCTGCTCTCGGCGACCCATCTGCCCTGGCAGGCGCGGCTGCCGCCGGACCCGGACCGTCCGTTCACGGCCTGGGCCCGCCGGTGGTGGATCGACGACCTGGCCCTCGTGGACTGCGCGTGCGGCCCGTGTTCCGGGGTGCGCCGGCGCCGCGAGATCGCCGCGACGGACGGCGAGTTCGTCGTCGTGCTGATGACGCTGGCCGGCCGGGAGAGCGTCGAGCAGGGCGGGGTCCGGCTGGAGCTGCGGCCGGGTGACGCCGTGCTCTGGGACAGCACCGTCGCGGCATCGTTCGCCGTCCACGAACCGCTCGGCAAGCGGAGCCTGCTCGTGCCGCGCGCGGCGCTCGAGGAGGTGGGCGGGCGCGCGTGGCTGGGCACCGGAACCGTGCTCGACGGCGGCGCCCCCGCCGTCCGGCTCCTGCGCGGCTACCTCGACACGCTGCGGGAGGCGCTGCCCACGCTCGGCCCGTCCGCCGTCGCCGCGGCCCGCAACGCGACCCTGGAACTGCTGGTCGGGGCGGCGCGGGCGGACTCGGGCGTGGTGGAGGGCCGGCCGGCCGCTCCGGCGCTCCGGGCGTCGATGGAGCGGTGGATCGACCGGCACCTGCTCGGCCACGACGTCACCCCGGCGGCGGTCGCGCGCGCCCACGGGGTGTCCGTGCGGACCGTCAACCGCACGTTCAGCGCGACCGGGCACACCGTCGGAGAGGTCGTCCGCGTCCGCCGGCTCGCGCGGGCCCGGGAGGAGCTGGTCGACCGGGCCGCTCCGATCACGTCGATCGCCCACCGCTGGGGCTTCGCCGACGGCAGCCACTTCAGCCGGGCGTTCCGGGCCGTCTACGGCTGCTCGCCCAGCGACTACCGCGCCGGTGCCCCGCGGTCTGGCGCGCACCGGCCGGAAGGTGGCGCGGCCGTTCAAGCCGCCGAGGCGACCACCGGCTGA
- the fdhA gene encoding formaldehyde dehydrogenase, glutathione-independent — protein sequence MGGNRIVVYKEPGVVTVEDHDMPKLEVPEDVARATGMTREAPHGVILRNVTTNICGSDQHMVRGRTTAPPGQTLGHEITGEIIEKGADVQFLDIGDIVTVPFNIACGRCRNCREQNTGVCLNVNPARAGSAYGYVDMGGWEGGQADFVMVPFADFNLIKIPDREKAMEKILDLTMLSDIFPTGYHGAVTAGVTTGSTVYVAGAGPVGLAAAYSAYLLGAAVVIVGDLNKERLEQARSFGCETVDISQDATLADQVEQVLGVPEVDSAVDAVGFEASGHGGTGEAPATVLNDIMTVTRAAGKLGIPGLYVTGDPGAGDPDAQEGTLKVRLGLGWAKSHSFTTGQCPVLRYNRNLMMAILHDKAHIADAVNATVIGLDDAPRGYQEFDRGAARKYVIDPHGATGSAA from the coding sequence ATGGGTGGAAACAGGATTGTGGTCTACAAGGAGCCGGGCGTCGTCACCGTCGAGGATCACGACATGCCGAAGCTGGAGGTGCCCGAGGACGTCGCTCGGGCCACGGGGATGACCCGCGAAGCGCCGCACGGGGTGATCCTGCGAAACGTCACCACCAACATCTGCGGCTCGGACCAGCACATGGTCCGCGGCCGGACCACTGCCCCGCCCGGGCAGACCCTCGGCCACGAGATCACGGGCGAGATCATCGAGAAGGGCGCCGACGTCCAGTTCCTCGACATCGGGGACATCGTCACGGTGCCGTTCAACATCGCCTGCGGGCGCTGCCGCAACTGCCGCGAGCAGAACACCGGCGTCTGCCTCAACGTGAACCCCGCCCGCGCCGGCTCGGCGTACGGCTACGTCGACATGGGCGGCTGGGAGGGCGGCCAGGCCGACTTCGTGATGGTGCCCTTCGCCGACTTCAACCTGATCAAGATCCCCGACCGCGAGAAGGCGATGGAGAAGATCCTCGACCTGACGATGCTGTCGGACATCTTCCCGACCGGCTACCACGGCGCGGTGACGGCGGGCGTCACGACCGGTTCCACCGTGTACGTCGCGGGCGCGGGCCCCGTCGGCCTCGCCGCCGCGTACTCCGCGTACCTGCTCGGCGCGGCCGTCGTGATCGTCGGCGATCTCAACAAGGAGCGCCTGGAACAGGCCCGCTCGTTCGGCTGCGAGACCGTCGACATCTCCCAGGACGCCACCCTCGCGGACCAGGTCGAGCAGGTCCTCGGCGTGCCCGAGGTCGACAGCGCGGTCGACGCCGTCGGGTTCGAGGCGAGCGGGCACGGCGGCACGGGCGAGGCGCCGGCCACGGTGCTCAACGACATCATGACGGTCACCCGCGCGGCCGGGAAGCTCGGTATCCCGGGCCTCTACGTGACCGGGGACCCGGGGGCCGGCGACCCGGACGCGCAGGAGGGCACCCTGAAGGTCCGGCTCGGCCTGGGCTGGGCCAAGAGCCACAGCTTCACCACCGGCCAGTGCCCCGTGCTGCGCTACAACCGCAACCTGATGATGGCGATCCTGCACGACAAGGCGCACATCGCGGACGCGGTGAACGCCACCGTGATCGGCCTCGACGACGCGCCTCGCGGATACCAGGAGTTCGACCGGGGCGCGGCGCGCAAGTACGTGATCGACCCGCACGGGGCCACCGGGTCCGCCGCCTGA